One Arthrobacter sp. FW306-07-I genomic window carries:
- a CDS encoding CPBP family intramembrane glutamic endopeptidase, with translation MTAQPQHGLPLVPGAVGKGFTSLVRRHPVSAYYALTFVLSWGGMAAVIGVAPVPMAVGLTLAPLGPAVASVILTSLLDGKAGLRDMGTRLRRWRVGARWYALALLTAPLVMAATAVAVAVVFPGYYGGVATSGELVTIILAGIAVGLIVGMLEEVGWTGFALPRLRRRHGVVSTALIMAAFWGAWHYPMFANSTDPSGAIPAALIVAVFLFAWLPGYRMLMVWLYDRTGSLLLAVLMHAPLAAGAFINSFMAASGNASGIAILAPALSWGAAFWVIAAVVLLTERRRARVST, from the coding sequence ATGACCGCACAGCCACAGCACGGATTGCCGCTGGTACCTGGCGCTGTCGGGAAAGGGTTCACCTCGTTGGTCCGCCGGCACCCTGTATCCGCCTACTACGCCCTAACCTTTGTCTTGTCTTGGGGCGGGATGGCAGCGGTCATTGGCGTCGCACCGGTCCCAATGGCTGTTGGACTTACGCTGGCGCCCCTGGGACCCGCCGTCGCATCCGTCATCCTCACCAGCCTCCTGGACGGAAAGGCGGGGCTTCGGGACATGGGCACCCGCCTCCGCCGGTGGCGGGTGGGTGCCCGCTGGTATGCGCTGGCGCTCCTCACCGCTCCGCTGGTCATGGCTGCGACGGCCGTGGCAGTGGCCGTCGTCTTTCCCGGTTACTACGGCGGCGTGGCGACGTCGGGCGAGCTGGTGACCATCATTTTGGCCGGGATTGCGGTGGGGTTGATAGTCGGCATGCTGGAAGAGGTGGGCTGGACTGGCTTCGCGCTGCCCCGCCTGCGCCGGCGGCACGGTGTTGTGTCCACGGCCTTGATCATGGCCGCCTTTTGGGGTGCCTGGCACTACCCCATGTTCGCCAACAGCACTGATCCTTCAGGGGCCATACCTGCCGCCCTTATCGTTGCCGTGTTCCTCTTTGCCTGGCTGCCCGGTTACCGGATGCTGATGGTTTGGCTTTACGACCGGACCGGGAGTCTCCTCCTGGCGGTGCTGATGCACGCGCCCCTTGCCGCGGGTGCCTTCATCAACTCCTTCATGGCGGCCTCCGGAAACGCATCAGGAATTGCCATCCTGGCTCCGGCCCTCAGCTGGGGTGCGGCCTTTTGGGTGATTGCCGCTGTCGTCCTTCTCACCGAACGCCGGCGCGCACGGGTGTCGACATGA
- a CDS encoding phosphatase PAP2 family protein translates to MSRVHERMDRWFKPYAALWLTLIIGGTVVVIMALAGAEVYDDVVGKDGLANLDVPALQYAESLRNPGLDAFATGFTNIGGGIGMPILASILTAWLTFLSRTWRPLLLVGGAATVSILATTFGKKLVGRTRPDHADAVPPYEDSPSFPSGHTLNTTVVISVLLYVLCLQFHQLWVRVTAITAGVIFIIAMGLSRVFLGHHWLTDVMAGWTLGLAWVAIVILAHRLFHLLRRKQHAGPAPTFDRPVVRDVVLESVHDGGDAGKQGASGSRGKDTAG, encoded by the coding sequence ATGAGCAGAGTCCACGAGCGGATGGACAGATGGTTCAAGCCCTACGCCGCCCTCTGGCTGACCCTGATCATCGGTGGGACGGTGGTTGTCATCATGGCTCTTGCCGGCGCCGAGGTTTATGACGACGTGGTGGGCAAGGACGGGCTCGCGAACCTCGATGTTCCGGCCCTCCAGTACGCTGAGTCGCTGCGAAACCCGGGCCTTGATGCTTTTGCCACCGGCTTCACCAACATCGGCGGCGGCATCGGTATGCCCATCCTCGCCAGCATCCTTACCGCGTGGCTGACGTTCCTGAGCCGGACCTGGCGCCCACTCCTCCTGGTGGGCGGTGCGGCAACCGTCTCCATCCTCGCCACCACGTTCGGCAAGAAACTTGTGGGCAGGACCCGGCCGGACCACGCCGATGCAGTCCCGCCTTACGAGGATTCGCCGTCGTTCCCCAGCGGCCATACCCTCAACACCACCGTGGTCATCAGTGTCCTCCTGTACGTTCTTTGCCTGCAGTTCCACCAACTCTGGGTCAGGGTCACGGCAATCACGGCCGGCGTGATTTTCATCATTGCCATGGGGCTGAGCAGGGTATTCCTGGGCCACCACTGGTTGACCGACGTCATGGCCGGCTGGACGCTGGGGCTGGCCTGGGTGGCCATCGTGATCCTGGCGCATCGGTTGTTCCACCTGTTGAGGCGCAAGCAGCATGCGGGTCCGGCCCCCACGTTCGATCGTCCCGTGGTGCGGGACGTCGTCCTCGAATCCGTGCACGACGGCGGCGATGCCGGCAAGCAGGGCGCGTCCGGCAGCCGAGGCAAGGACACCGCCGGATGA
- a CDS encoding nucleoside deaminase, whose translation MPLPEKKHNAWMGLALTEARRALTTEDVPIGAVVIGPDGDVLGSGRNQREALGDPTAHAEVVAIREAAGRLQERARLHGGNDDGWRLSDCTLVVTLEPCAMCAGAIVLARIPRVVFGAWDEKAGAAGSVFDILRERRLNHWVEVYPGVREEESAQLLRAFFAGHRSNSL comes from the coding sequence ATGCCGTTGCCCGAAAAGAAACACAACGCCTGGATGGGCCTTGCCTTGACTGAGGCCCGGCGGGCCCTCACCACGGAGGACGTGCCCATCGGCGCCGTGGTGATTGGGCCCGACGGCGATGTGCTGGGTTCCGGCCGAAACCAACGGGAGGCGCTGGGCGACCCCACAGCCCATGCCGAAGTGGTGGCCATCAGGGAGGCGGCCGGACGGCTACAGGAACGGGCACGGCTCCACGGCGGCAACGACGACGGCTGGCGGCTGTCCGACTGCACCCTGGTGGTCACCTTGGAACCGTGCGCCATGTGTGCCGGCGCCATCGTGCTGGCGCGGATTCCCCGGGTGGTGTTCGGAGCGTGGGACGAGAAGGCCGGGGCCGCCGGGTCGGTGTTCGATATCCTCCGCGAACGCCGCCTCAACCATTGGGTCGAGGTGTACCCCGGGGTCCGCGAGGAAGAGTCCGCACAGCTGCTGCGGGCGTTTTTCGCCGGGCACCGGAGCAACAGCCTCTAA
- a CDS encoding gluconokinase, GntK/IdnK-type yields the protein MGVSGCGKTTVGGLVARELGVPFLDGDSLHPVENVAKMAAGHPLTDEDRWPWLTIVGRELAAAGDSGLVLACSALRRTYRDAIREQAPDTIFLHLNGSKEVLAQRVGGRAGHFMPPALLDSQLATLEPLQEDERGVVVDIAAPVPEVVAGALKGIAAVVPSATREQGSRPRQFDVDLAAAPFNLDDDAVAWVEGTIGAMTLEEKIGQLFINHNNDYSPGYLDGVLENYHVGGMRYRPGPSAAVQEHIRYAQSKSRIPLLVASNPEMGGAGSCDDGTFVSTHLQAGSHPDKNIARQMGQVAGVETAALGCNWAFAPIVDIHYNWRNTVISTRSFGNTPEVVVERAKEYFDGISESPTACAMKHFPGDGVDERDQHVVTSYNTLPYEEWNRTYGHVYREMIAHGVQSIMAGHIGAPEVSRHFRPGLSDSEVLPATLSPELLQDLLRGELGFNGLVLTDASQMVGLTQAMRRKDLVPATIAAGCDMFLFFRNPAEDFQYMMDGYKSGIITEQRLHDALRRILGLKASLGLHRKSADELVPPAEALAVIGSAEHRAVAAEIADKTVTLVKDTAGNLPITPATHPRIRLYGISGGADFTRADPLAYLEVVKEELEAAGFQVHLFRTAEQREAAGEAGMNFMRVLAEEATGDYAEKYDAAFVFANVKGFAQEAAIRIKWSSPMAAEIPWYVTEVPTVFVSLNQPNHLIDVPMVRTVIHAHAGTREAIRAAVEKIQGKSEFQGTFNENVFCGSFDTRL from the coding sequence TGACGATCGTGGGCCGCGAGCTGGCTGCCGCCGGGGACAGCGGGCTGGTCCTGGCCTGTTCCGCGCTGCGGCGAACCTACCGGGACGCCATCCGGGAACAGGCTCCGGACACCATCTTCCTGCACCTGAACGGCAGCAAGGAGGTCCTCGCCCAACGTGTGGGCGGCAGGGCCGGGCACTTCATGCCACCCGCGCTGCTGGACTCCCAGCTCGCCACCCTCGAACCACTGCAGGAGGACGAGCGCGGCGTGGTGGTGGACATCGCCGCGCCCGTCCCGGAAGTCGTGGCCGGGGCACTCAAGGGGATTGCCGCCGTCGTACCTTCCGCCACGCGGGAGCAGGGCAGCCGGCCGCGGCAGTTCGACGTCGACCTGGCCGCCGCCCCGTTCAATCTCGACGACGACGCGGTCGCCTGGGTGGAGGGCACCATTGGTGCGATGACGCTCGAGGAGAAGATCGGGCAGCTGTTCATCAACCACAACAACGACTACTCACCCGGGTACCTCGACGGGGTGCTGGAGAACTACCACGTGGGCGGCATGCGTTACCGTCCGGGTCCGTCCGCTGCGGTGCAGGAACACATCCGCTACGCGCAGTCCAAGTCCCGGATTCCGTTGCTGGTTGCGTCCAACCCCGAGATGGGCGGGGCCGGCAGCTGCGACGACGGAACGTTCGTATCCACGCATCTGCAGGCGGGCTCGCATCCGGACAAGAACATTGCCCGGCAGATGGGGCAGGTGGCCGGGGTGGAGACGGCGGCCCTGGGCTGCAACTGGGCCTTCGCACCGATCGTGGACATCCACTACAACTGGCGGAACACGGTCATTTCCACTCGCTCCTTCGGCAACACGCCGGAAGTTGTGGTGGAGCGGGCCAAGGAGTACTTCGACGGCATCAGCGAATCACCCACGGCATGCGCCATGAAGCACTTCCCGGGGGACGGTGTGGATGAGCGGGACCAGCACGTGGTCACGTCCTACAACACCCTCCCCTATGAGGAGTGGAACCGGACGTACGGACACGTGTACCGGGAGATGATTGCGCATGGCGTGCAGTCCATCATGGCCGGCCACATCGGGGCGCCGGAGGTATCCCGGCATTTCCGGCCCGGGCTGTCCGACTCCGAGGTCCTGCCTGCCACGTTATCCCCGGAACTCCTGCAGGACCTGCTGCGCGGGGAGCTCGGGTTCAACGGCCTGGTGCTCACCGACGCTTCGCAGATGGTGGGGCTGACCCAGGCCATGAGGCGCAAGGACCTGGTGCCTGCCACCATCGCGGCGGGCTGCGACATGTTCCTGTTCTTCCGGAACCCCGCCGAGGACTTCCAGTACATGATGGACGGCTACAAGTCCGGGATCATCACCGAGCAGCGGCTGCATGATGCGCTGCGACGGATCCTGGGATTGAAGGCGTCGCTGGGGCTGCACCGGAAATCTGCTGATGAGCTGGTTCCGCCTGCCGAGGCGCTTGCCGTTATTGGGTCTGCTGAGCACCGTGCCGTGGCCGCTGAGATTGCAGACAAGACGGTGACGCTGGTCAAGGACACGGCCGGCAACCTGCCCATCACGCCTGCGACGCATCCCCGGATCCGCTTGTACGGCATCTCCGGCGGGGCAGACTTTACCAGGGCCGATCCGCTGGCCTACCTCGAGGTGGTGAAGGAGGAACTGGAAGCTGCCGGGTTCCAGGTGCACCTGTTCCGGACCGCTGAGCAGCGCGAAGCGGCCGGGGAGGCCGGGATGAACTTTATGCGGGTCCTGGCAGAGGAGGCCACCGGCGACTACGCGGAAAAGTACGACGCCGCCTTTGTCTTCGCCAACGTGAAAGGCTTCGCGCAGGAGGCTGCCATCCGGATCAAGTGGTCGTCTCCCATGGCGGCCGAGATCCCCTGGTACGTCACGGAAGTGCCCACAGTGTTTGTGTCCCTGAACCAGCCGAACCACCTGATCGACGTGCCCATGGTCAGGACCGTCATCCACGCCCACGCGGGAACACGGGAAGCGATCCGGGCCGCCGTGGAGAAGATCCAGGGCAAATCGGAGTTCCAGGGAACATTCAACGAGAACGTGTTCTGCGGGTCGTTTGATACACGGCTCTAG
- a CDS encoding alpha/beta fold hydrolase: MTAQLPRVPAGEAILSAARRFVAAHGRKLRVGEVEWRYVRLGEGPAVLWLTGGLRRAGLGYDFLGRLARSHTVVAPDYPHVKRFADFDDGVSAILRAEGIAGCDVAGQSYSGLLAQAFLASHPERIGRLVLSSSGPADYGLLWVPALTWATFAARVLPKRWSASLLLAGLTGLFPAGSDPDGDWAAVLRHTVRHDLTRADIVSHFAVAADVARRQLVRRERFQQWHGDAVVLRAENDRTQATRDIPRLQRLLGRPVQTISMGLAGHTAALLEPEAYVQWLEKALG, from the coding sequence ATGACGGCCCAACTTCCACGGGTGCCGGCCGGGGAGGCAATCCTGTCGGCAGCACGGCGTTTCGTCGCTGCCCACGGCCGGAAACTCAGGGTCGGTGAGGTGGAATGGCGCTATGTAAGGCTGGGCGAAGGACCGGCCGTGCTCTGGCTCACCGGCGGCCTGCGCCGGGCTGGGCTGGGATATGACTTCCTTGGGCGCCTTGCGCGCAGCCACACGGTGGTGGCGCCGGATTACCCCCACGTGAAGCGGTTTGCCGATTTCGACGACGGCGTCTCGGCCATCCTGCGCGCGGAAGGGATTGCGGGCTGCGACGTGGCGGGCCAGTCCTACAGCGGTTTGCTCGCCCAGGCGTTCCTTGCTTCCCATCCCGAACGGATCGGCCGGCTGGTGCTGTCCAGCAGCGGACCGGCCGACTACGGCCTGCTCTGGGTACCGGCCCTGACATGGGCAACTTTCGCAGCGCGGGTGCTGCCCAAGCGCTGGTCGGCTTCCCTGCTGCTCGCCGGCCTTACCGGCCTGTTCCCGGCCGGATCGGATCCCGACGGCGACTGGGCGGCGGTCCTTCGCCACACTGTCCGGCACGACCTCACCCGGGCGGATATTGTGTCGCATTTCGCGGTCGCAGCTGACGTGGCCAGGAGGCAACTGGTGCGTCGGGAACGGTTTCAGCAGTGGCACGGAGACGCTGTGGTGCTGCGGGCGGAGAATGACCGCACCCAGGCCACCCGCGACATCCCCCGGCTCCAAAGGCTGCTGGGCAGGCCAGTGCAGACGATTTCGATGGGCCTCGCCGGTCACACCGCGGCGCTGCTGGAACCAGAGGCCTATGTGCAGTGGCTGGAAAAGGCGCTGGGCTGA
- a CDS encoding Rho termination factor N-terminal domain-containing protein, with translation MSDKPGNQTPNTPDVSETELRSMKVDELRKQAREEHIAGASDMRKEELVKEVAKTRQEDHDGGRKEASRSGSGNSGRSSSGKEGSGKEGHDEPGNQTPNTPDVSETELRSMKVDELRKEAREDHIPGASGMRKEELVKEVAKARQDGDSGGGSRNEDAGGDAEDLGAGPDGGKVRYGDDSSKSLKYSQEITSTEEEPEREGRSLATTHHEVIRQWAEERGGVPATVEGTEHGDHLGVLRIDFRDRDANLREVSWEEWFKTFDDRRLNFIYQEERTDGNQSNFFRLENPEREDA, from the coding sequence ATGAGTGACAAGCCCGGTAACCAGACACCGAACACGCCCGATGTGAGCGAGACGGAACTGCGCAGCATGAAGGTGGACGAACTCCGCAAGCAGGCCAGGGAAGAACACATCGCCGGCGCTTCGGACATGCGCAAGGAAGAGCTGGTGAAAGAGGTGGCCAAGACCCGGCAGGAGGACCACGACGGCGGGCGGAAGGAAGCTTCCCGGTCCGGCTCAGGGAATTCCGGGCGGTCCAGCAGTGGCAAGGAAGGCAGCGGCAAGGAAGGCCATGACGAGCCCGGCAACCAGACCCCCAACACCCCTGACGTGAGCGAAACCGAGCTGCGCAGCATGAAGGTGGATGAACTCCGCAAGGAGGCCCGGGAAGACCACATCCCCGGCGCCTCCGGCATGCGGAAGGAAGAGCTGGTGAAAGAGGTGGCCAAGGCCCGGCAGGACGGTGACAGCGGCGGAGGCAGCCGGAATGAGGACGCCGGCGGAGACGCCGAAGACCTGGGCGCCGGCCCCGACGGCGGCAAGGTCCGTTACGGCGATGACTCGTCCAAGTCGCTGAAGTATTCGCAGGAAATCACCTCCACGGAGGAGGAGCCCGAGCGCGAAGGCCGCAGCCTGGCAACCACGCACCATGAAGTCATCAGGCAGTGGGCCGAAGAACGCGGCGGTGTCCCTGCCACAGTCGAGGGCACCGAGCATGGCGACCACTTGGGTGTCCTACGCATTGATTTCCGGGATCGGGACGCCAACCTTCGCGAAGTCAGCTGGGAGGAATGGTTCAAGACGTTTGACGACCGGCGGCTGAACTTCATCTACCAGGAAGAGCGGACGGACGGGAACCAGTCCAACTTCTTCCGGCTGGAGAACCCGGAGCGTGAAGACGCCTAG
- a CDS encoding alpha/beta fold hydrolase: MEMPRTRANSESPRNRQSPRSSVRGWGTAGGIAALSAVARYGTWAATRRKGRLSGFRSTEGEQQYLRAYQDVLEEWPAAYEEIAVETAFGITHVLVSGDTEAPPLVLLHATGTSSTGWLANVGPLSARCRVFAVDIVGEAGKSHQSKLLRGRKDCVQWLSSVLDGLGLERPSLVGWSFGGWAALAFTIDRPERVDKTVLLAPFGSLAPYSRSILAFLKVGPYLPWGPPGGLALRMMAPGYRFDERFAKQFILGGRYFKPADPRVSVFPRPFTTKELSSIQVPVLLMVGDRESAFDPRIAVSQARNFIPGAQTHLVPGVGHMIAMEAQAVVNHAILGFLQDLPLEGLARTE; this comes from the coding sequence ATGGAGATGCCGCGAACCCGTGCCAACAGCGAGTCTCCGAGGAATCGGCAGTCTCCACGGAGTTCGGTAAGGGGCTGGGGCACGGCTGGCGGCATTGCGGCCCTATCGGCAGTTGCGAGGTATGGCACGTGGGCAGCCACTCGCAGGAAGGGCCGTCTTTCCGGGTTTCGGAGTACTGAAGGAGAGCAGCAGTACCTGCGGGCCTACCAGGACGTACTGGAAGAATGGCCGGCCGCCTACGAGGAGATCGCCGTCGAGACAGCCTTTGGAATAACCCACGTCCTGGTGAGCGGTGACACCGAGGCGCCTCCCCTTGTCCTCCTCCACGCCACCGGGACGAGCTCCACGGGGTGGTTGGCGAACGTGGGACCACTCAGTGCCCGGTGCCGGGTCTTCGCCGTCGACATCGTCGGCGAAGCCGGGAAGTCACACCAAAGTAAGCTGCTTCGGGGCCGGAAAGACTGCGTGCAGTGGCTGTCGTCCGTCCTTGATGGGCTCGGGTTGGAGCGGCCGTCTTTGGTTGGGTGGTCATTTGGGGGCTGGGCCGCACTTGCCTTCACCATCGACAGGCCCGAGCGGGTCGACAAGACGGTGCTCCTCGCACCCTTCGGCTCTCTCGCCCCCTACTCGCGCAGCATTCTGGCTTTCCTCAAGGTTGGTCCTTACCTTCCGTGGGGTCCGCCAGGAGGCCTTGCGCTGCGGATGATGGCACCCGGATACCGGTTCGATGAGAGGTTCGCAAAGCAGTTCATCCTCGGTGGCCGCTACTTCAAGCCCGCAGATCCCCGGGTGAGTGTCTTTCCCAGGCCTTTCACTACCAAGGAGCTCAGTTCTATCCAGGTGCCGGTCCTGCTGATGGTGGGCGACCGGGAGTCCGCGTTCGATCCCCGGATCGCGGTCTCGCAGGCGCGGAACTTCATTCCCGGTGCGCAGACACATCTGGTTCCAGGGGTCGGGCACATGATTGCCATGGAGGCCCAGGCGGTTGTGAACCACGCAATACTGGGATTTCTGCAGGATCTTCCTTTGGAAGGTTTGGCCCGGACGGAATAG
- a CDS encoding 6-pyruvoyl trahydropterin synthase family protein, whose amino-acid sequence MFSLTVRRHFMIAHSLPREVFGPAQGLHGATFVAEVTFRRRALNADAIVLDIGAAGTIIEDVLAGLNYQNLDEHPDFEGKLTTTEALAEYITQQVAAQIKDSDDGRELAAIDVTLRENPDAWASYSLDLTA is encoded by the coding sequence ATGTTCAGCCTGACCGTCCGCCGCCACTTCATGATCGCCCACAGCCTTCCCCGTGAAGTGTTCGGCCCCGCACAGGGCCTGCACGGGGCAACCTTCGTTGCGGAGGTGACCTTCCGCCGTCGCGCGCTTAACGCCGACGCGATCGTCCTGGACATCGGTGCCGCCGGCACCATCATCGAGGACGTGCTGGCCGGGCTGAACTACCAAAACCTGGACGAGCACCCGGACTTCGAAGGCAAGCTCACCACCACGGAGGCGCTCGCCGAATACATCACCCAGCAGGTTGCCGCCCAAATCAAGGACAGCGACGACGGCCGGGAACTGGCGGCAATTGACGTCACCCTGCGCGAGAATCCGGACGCCTGGGCCTCTTATTCCCTGGACCTCACCGCGTAG
- a CDS encoding glycosyltransferase family 4 protein, with translation MRPIRLLVPGNIRHSSGGNVYNAHLVAGLQALGAEVDVISVDGSWPDAGAKERRRLGTLLGAWESDKAPGNAVVIVDGLVAVGAPDELEFAAKAGRETWVLVHMPVPESSGSAALEREVRALRAATGVVCSSASAASVLTTRGLRQAQVVLPGVDPAPQADGSTPPHLAVVAALLPNKDQVLTVEALARLKDLEWTASFVGSDQADPDYAREVQAAITANGLQERVRLEGELTGRDLEAEWARTDLTLLVSRIEAFGMAVTESLAHGIPVLVREGTGAVEALGIAGIRADDGGPRLPGAALPLPAGASESPGRLAEVLRRWLTDEQTREGWRAAALKARTRLPDWSSTAQGMLALLSGAARREPLGD, from the coding sequence GTGCGCCCCATCCGGCTGCTGGTCCCCGGCAACATACGCCACAGCTCAGGCGGAAACGTCTACAACGCACATCTGGTTGCCGGCCTGCAAGCGCTCGGTGCCGAGGTGGACGTCATCAGCGTCGATGGCAGCTGGCCGGATGCCGGCGCCAAGGAACGACGCCGTCTGGGCACCCTGCTCGGGGCGTGGGAATCTGACAAGGCTCCGGGGAATGCCGTGGTCATCGTAGACGGGCTGGTGGCCGTTGGTGCCCCGGACGAACTGGAATTCGCGGCAAAGGCGGGGCGGGAAACATGGGTCCTGGTACATATGCCCGTTCCGGAAAGTTCGGGATCCGCAGCGCTCGAACGCGAAGTCAGGGCCCTGCGTGCAGCAACCGGAGTGGTCTGCAGCAGCGCTTCTGCGGCGTCCGTGCTTACCACCCGGGGACTCCGCCAGGCCCAAGTGGTCCTGCCCGGAGTGGACCCCGCACCCCAGGCTGACGGTTCCACGCCTCCGCACCTGGCGGTCGTCGCAGCCCTGCTGCCCAACAAAGACCAGGTGCTGACAGTCGAGGCGCTGGCCCGGCTCAAGGACCTCGAATGGACTGCGTCGTTCGTGGGGTCCGACCAGGCCGACCCGGACTACGCGCGGGAGGTCCAGGCTGCCATCACTGCCAACGGGCTGCAGGAACGGGTGCGGCTGGAGGGTGAGCTCACGGGTAGGGACCTCGAAGCCGAATGGGCGCGCACCGACCTGACCCTGCTCGTTTCCCGGATCGAAGCGTTCGGAATGGCGGTCACCGAGTCCCTTGCGCACGGAATCCCGGTACTTGTCCGCGAGGGGACGGGGGCAGTGGAAGCGCTTGGCATCGCCGGGATAAGAGCGGACGACGGCGGGCCGCGCCTTCCGGGGGCAGCGCTGCCACTTCCGGCCGGGGCAAGTGAGAGTCCGGGTCGCTTGGCGGAGGTCCTGCGTCGCTGGCTGACGGACGAACAAACCCGGGAAGGCTGGCGGGCAGCAGCGCTGAAAGCGCGGACCAGGCTGCCGGACTGGAGCAGTACCGCCCAGGGGATGCTGGCCCTGCTGTCGGGCGCGGCGCGGCGGGAACCGCTTGGAGACTGA
- a CDS encoding HNH endonuclease signature motif containing protein — MGTAAVVKAYADIRAALAVLNTEVDGCGSDPFSVVDPLAGLADGCLDILAGAREVEAGFAGLKAKAAVKYAESASVVAGPDVPVQAQEMAVAAEVGCVLALGPRAASSFLATSHALMSSLPRTFAGLQAGTLSWSHAVVMADEAASLDTAGSAALEAHFLDPEAPDSAKGCPVGQLPAHRFRVKARTWRERHHAESIEKRHAKGVADRRVEFRPDQDGMAWLSACLPAAQALAGWNRLTAVARSLQGPEESRTMSQLRADKFADAILGSSSSSSSGSGSGSGNRTSSGRGASVTDAIDEADGGDGDTGARDSAGVNGRAGREDVSSPIRAQVLVTVPVFSLMGLADEPAMLDGYGPIPPSMARDLVANGAGSFYRVLVDPRDGAPLEIGRKSYRVTGAMRAWLRMRDGKCPFPGCSNNSLDNDADHILNSLDNDADHILAWAKGGTTGISNLGQPCPKHHKLRHSTGWKPTRATKNEPPGWISPAGRHYPSEHQDWEPPKRPRQLVPQLNPAQRAISGCTDLVVGGFSLGEACLDGILHPPSA; from the coding sequence ATGGGAACGGCAGCAGTGGTCAAGGCTTATGCGGACATCCGGGCTGCCCTTGCTGTGCTGAACACTGAGGTTGACGGGTGCGGTTCGGACCCGTTTTCGGTGGTTGATCCGTTGGCGGGCTTGGCGGATGGGTGCCTGGACATTCTTGCCGGTGCCCGTGAGGTCGAGGCCGGGTTCGCTGGTTTGAAGGCGAAGGCCGCGGTGAAGTACGCGGAGAGCGCCTCTGTCGTTGCGGGGCCGGATGTGCCGGTGCAGGCGCAGGAGATGGCGGTCGCTGCGGAGGTCGGCTGTGTACTGGCGCTGGGGCCGCGGGCGGCGTCATCGTTTCTGGCGACTTCGCACGCCCTGATGTCGAGTTTGCCGCGGACTTTTGCGGGGCTGCAGGCGGGGACGTTGTCCTGGAGTCATGCGGTGGTGATGGCTGATGAGGCCGCGAGCCTGGATACTGCGGGGTCGGCGGCCTTGGAGGCGCACTTTTTGGACCCGGAGGCGCCAGATAGCGCGAAGGGCTGTCCGGTGGGGCAGCTGCCCGCGCACCGGTTCAGGGTCAAGGCACGGACGTGGCGGGAACGTCACCACGCCGAGAGCATTGAGAAGCGCCATGCCAAGGGGGTCGCGGATCGGCGGGTGGAGTTCCGGCCGGACCAGGACGGGATGGCGTGGCTGTCCGCGTGTTTGCCGGCGGCTCAGGCGTTGGCGGGGTGGAACCGGCTCACCGCGGTCGCAAGGTCTTTGCAGGGGCCGGAGGAGTCCCGGACCATGTCCCAGTTGCGGGCGGACAAGTTCGCTGATGCGATCCTCGGCAGCAGCAGCAGCAGCAGCAGTGGCAGTGGCAGTGGCAGTGGCAATAGGACCAGTAGCGGCCGTGGCGCCAGTGTCACGGATGCGATTGACGAAGCTGATGGTGGTGACGGCGATACCGGTGCCCGTGACAGCGCCGGTGTCAATGGCAGGGCTGGACGGGAAGACGTGTCTTCGCCGATCCGGGCCCAGGTTCTGGTCACGGTTCCGGTGTTCTCCCTGATGGGGTTGGCCGATGAACCGGCGATGTTGGACGGGTACGGGCCGATCCCGCCCTCGATGGCCCGCGATTTGGTGGCGAACGGTGCGGGGTCGTTTTACCGGGTGTTGGTGGATCCGCGGGATGGGGCGCCGCTGGAGATCGGCCGGAAGAGTTACCGGGTGACCGGGGCGATGCGGGCCTGGCTGCGGATGCGGGACGGTAAGTGCCCGTTCCCGGGCTGCAGCAACAATTCCCTGGACAACGATGCCGACCACATCCTCAATTCCCTGGACAACGATGCCGACCACATCCTCGCCTGGGCCAAGGGCGGCACCACCGGGATCAGCAACCTGGGACAGCCCTGCCCTAAGCACCACAAGCTCCGGCACAGCACCGGTTGGAAACCCACCCGGGCCACCAAGAACGAACCACCTGGCTGGATCTCACCCGCTGGCAGGCACTACCCAAGCGAACACCAGGACTGGGAACCACCCAAACGGCCCAGGCAGCTGGTGCCGCAACTGAATCCGGCGCAAAGGGCAATCTCAGGTTGCACAGACTTGGTGGTCGGGGGCTTCTCCCTGGGGGAAGCATGCCTTGACGGTATCCTCCATCCGCCCTCCGCCTAG
- a CDS encoding DUF7793 family protein: MNEFFTASCDGDMLRLQWVPDVHITYQMAVHAARVLEGLSGGRTLPLLVDLAGVAGLTPEARAGMNAYRGFSAAALIGDGAMGKVVAAFSQRSLTPTAYFTKESEALKWLSEHGRVSAVREARQTES; the protein is encoded by the coding sequence ATGAACGAATTCTTCACTGCCTCTTGCGACGGGGACATGCTGCGGTTGCAGTGGGTCCCGGATGTCCACATCACTTACCAGATGGCGGTGCACGCAGCCCGGGTTCTGGAGGGCTTAAGCGGTGGCCGCACTTTGCCTCTCCTGGTTGATCTCGCTGGTGTTGCCGGGTTAACGCCGGAGGCCAGGGCCGGCATGAACGCTTACCGCGGATTCTCGGCCGCGGCCCTCATCGGGGATGGGGCAATGGGCAAAGTCGTGGCCGCATTTTCGCAGCGGTCCCTGACCCCCACGGCATATTTCACCAAAGAATCCGAAGCCCTGAAGTGGTTGTCTGAACACGGCCGGGTCAGTGCCGTGCGGGAAGCCCGGCAAACGGAAAGCTGA